The Corynebacterium suranareeae genome window below encodes:
- a CDS encoding ABC transporter permease, protein MIKTIRSEWTKLTSTKSFWWTTALVLFFSLGYAALTGSLATGDSFASLFLFAGSTVTGLYLLGFVIIMIQATMMFTTEFRFGYQTQTFLATPKRWVVAVAKWLLYLIIAVILTFITVLLCFYLAKALASDAASSTLQVWNDEQALRIMWQYPLAAALLVTFCSGIALLLRQTAGAVALVLMWHFAIENLLSFLPRVGEYVAKYGPFTNFYAFVTNYQTIDPGWSTTSGALYFGAWAVALFVLGIVVLEKKDA, encoded by the coding sequence ATGATTAAAACCATCCGTTCTGAATGGACAAAACTTACCTCCACCAAATCTTTTTGGTGGACAACCGCATTAGTTCTATTTTTTAGCCTCGGCTACGCGGCACTAACCGGATCGTTGGCCACCGGTGATAGCTTCGCTTCGTTATTTCTTTTTGCAGGCAGCACCGTAACCGGTCTCTACCTGCTGGGTTTTGTGATCATCATGATTCAAGCAACCATGATGTTCACCACTGAATTCCGCTTCGGCTATCAAACCCAAACTTTCCTGGCAACACCGAAGAGATGGGTTGTGGCAGTAGCGAAATGGCTGCTGTATCTGATTATCGCCGTGATACTGACGTTTATCACCGTATTGTTGTGTTTCTATTTGGCTAAAGCACTTGCCTCCGATGCAGCAAGCTCAACTCTGCAAGTGTGGAACGATGAACAAGCACTGCGGATCATGTGGCAATATCCACTAGCTGCAGCGCTACTAGTTACTTTTTGTTCAGGTATTGCACTTTTGCTCCGCCAAACAGCAGGAGCAGTAGCTTTGGTGCTGATGTGGCATTTCGCCATTGAGAACCTTTTATCATTTTTGCCACGCGTTGGAGAATACGTGGCCAAGTACGGTCCCTTCACCAACTTCTATGCTTTTGTCACCAACTATCAAACAATTGATCCAGGATGGTCCACTACCTCGGGTGCTTTGTATTTCGGAGCCTGGGCAGTAGCGCTCTTTGTCTTAGGAATCGTGGTTTTGGAAAAGAAAGACGCATAA
- a CDS encoding ABC transporter ATP-binding protein, which produces MINVEGLTKQYGQVRAVNDLSFEVKPGVVTGFLGPNGAGKSTTMRLILGLDNPTAGHATIEGKHYRSLKNPLTKVGALLDAKATHPNRSAANHLKWIAQANGLPTKRVDEVLALVGLTDVAKKNAGGFSLGMGQRLGLAAALLGDPEYLILDEPVNGLDPEGIHWVRTLLQNLAKQGRTVLVSSHLLSEMAQTAEHLIVIGRGQLVADMPMQEFVRAHSASTVVVRAVDAAALVTALNSAGISYTMGLDALGREAFTINDTSSDDIGRLAFDQGIGLLELSETRASLEEAFLETTGEAVQYQAGGFSKE; this is translated from the coding sequence ATGATCAACGTTGAAGGACTCACCAAACAATATGGACAAGTCCGAGCAGTAAATGATCTGAGCTTTGAAGTAAAACCTGGAGTAGTGACCGGATTTCTTGGCCCTAACGGAGCTGGAAAATCCACCACTATGCGCCTGATCCTTGGCTTAGACAACCCCACTGCAGGGCATGCCACCATTGAAGGAAAACACTACCGATCCTTAAAAAATCCGCTGACCAAAGTTGGCGCATTACTTGATGCCAAAGCAACACACCCCAACAGGTCAGCAGCAAACCATTTGAAGTGGATCGCCCAAGCAAACGGCTTGCCAACCAAACGAGTAGACGAAGTACTCGCCCTTGTTGGTCTAACAGATGTGGCCAAGAAAAATGCAGGCGGATTCTCTCTAGGTATGGGGCAACGTTTAGGCCTTGCAGCAGCATTATTGGGTGACCCGGAATATCTAATCTTGGACGAACCCGTCAACGGCCTTGATCCCGAAGGTATCCACTGGGTTCGAACTCTGCTGCAAAACCTTGCGAAACAAGGCAGAACAGTTTTGGTTAGTTCCCACCTCTTGTCAGAAATGGCACAAACCGCAGAGCATTTGATCGTGATTGGACGAGGGCAACTAGTAGCAGATATGCCCATGCAGGAATTTGTCCGCGCGCATTCCGCATCCACCGTGGTTGTTCGAGCAGTCGATGCCGCAGCGCTAGTGACCGCATTGAATAGCGCCGGAATTTCCTACACCATGGGCCTTGATGCACTAGGACGAGAGGCTTTTACCATCAACGACACCAGCAGCGATGACATTGGCCGACTCGCTTTTGACCAAGGCATTGGGCTGTTGGAACTATCAGAAACTAGGGCATCGCTGGAAGAAGCATTCCTTGAAACCACAGGGGAAGCAGTGCAATACCAAGCTGGAGGTTTCAGTAAAGAATGA
- a CDS encoding NUDIX domain-containing protein, which yields MKGDGDGWAAAPNGSAVWGRNGAAGLLLVAGQQMLMQHRAAWTNNGDTWALPGGARDSHESASESALREAYEETGILPDSVEVLDAIVTAGPFPADPTRPELAGQWTYTTVIARTKTGETLPTTANEESLELRWVNIAEVESLPLMPAFAKAWPELKKRLTAES from the coding sequence ATGAAAGGCGATGGAGACGGATGGGCAGCAGCACCCAATGGCAGTGCAGTATGGGGCAGGAATGGAGCAGCAGGATTATTACTAGTTGCAGGACAACAGATGCTCATGCAGCACCGAGCCGCATGGACCAACAACGGTGATACCTGGGCATTGCCAGGAGGTGCACGAGATTCACATGAATCTGCATCCGAATCAGCCTTGCGTGAAGCGTATGAAGAAACAGGCATCCTGCCCGACAGCGTTGAAGTCCTAGACGCGATTGTCACTGCCGGGCCGTTTCCTGCAGATCCCACACGCCCAGAACTCGCCGGACAATGGACCTACACAACAGTCATTGCCCGTACGAAAACTGGAGAAACACTTCCCACCACAGCTAATGAGGAATCTCTAGAACTACGGTGGGTCAATATCGCAGAGGTAGAATCCTTACCGCTGATGCCTGCCTTTGCTAAAGCATGGCCAGAACTGAAAAAGCGTCTTACCGCTGAAAGCTAA
- a CDS encoding glutamate ABC transporter substrate-binding protein gives MLAFRRPLLRITHLGAALLAATLLVSCTPAPVEQADTLTALDPDAGPPLPPDSSLEAPGEKDPVVETKENWPGSLRPDDKTPEERVPSIVNRGRIIVGVDQSQNLLSFRDPVTGELRGFEIELAREISRDIFGDPNRVDFRFVGSADRLRSLDQGDVDIVIRSVAITDERAKLVEFSTPYLQTQTRMLTMESSGISSIADLPGHTICVTEGSTSLQRARTIAPESSILRTRNWSDCLMALQQHQAQVILGDDVILSGIAAQDPYTEILDTALDSQFYGVAATSTTAGTDSSGLIRQVNSTIERIREDRTWWTMFNDWFGPYLWSYGPPQLQYMPEEEGADNNEGQ, from the coding sequence ATGCTTGCTTTTCGACGCCCCCTCCTCCGCATCACGCATCTCGGCGCTGCATTGCTGGCCGCAACGCTGCTGGTTTCTTGTACTCCCGCACCTGTCGAACAAGCAGATACTTTAACTGCTTTGGATCCAGATGCGGGTCCTCCGCTGCCTCCAGATTCTTCCCTAGAAGCTCCTGGAGAGAAGGATCCGGTAGTTGAGACTAAAGAGAATTGGCCTGGGTCATTGCGTCCGGATGATAAGACACCTGAAGAGCGGGTGCCAAGTATCGTCAATCGTGGGCGCATCATCGTCGGTGTTGATCAATCGCAAAATTTGTTGAGTTTCCGTGATCCTGTCACGGGTGAACTTCGTGGCTTTGAGATCGAATTGGCAAGGGAAATCTCCCGCGATATTTTTGGTGACCCCAACCGGGTTGATTTCCGATTCGTCGGATCAGCAGACCGTTTGCGCTCCCTTGATCAAGGTGATGTAGATATTGTCATTCGTTCGGTGGCGATCACTGATGAACGCGCCAAATTAGTGGAGTTTTCCACTCCTTATTTGCAGACTCAAACCCGCATGCTCACCATGGAGTCCTCGGGGATTTCTTCCATTGCGGATCTTCCTGGCCACACCATTTGTGTCACCGAAGGATCGACATCTTTGCAACGGGCTCGCACCATCGCCCCAGAATCCTCCATCTTAAGAACACGCAACTGGTCGGATTGCCTCATGGCTTTGCAGCAACACCAAGCTCAAGTCATTTTGGGCGATGATGTGATTTTGTCTGGTATCGCAGCCCAGGATCCTTATACCGAAATTCTTGATACAGCGTTAGATTCACAATTTTATGGAGTCGCTGCGACATCAACGACTGCTGGAACTGACTCTTCAGGGTTGATTCGCCAGGTAAACTCCACAATTGAAAGAATCCGCGAGGACCGCACATGGTGGACTATGTTCAACGATTGGTTTGGACCATACTTGTGGTCCTACGGGCCACCTCAGCTGCAATACATGCCAGAGGAAGAAGGTGCAGACAACAATGAAGGACAATGA
- a CDS encoding serine/threonine protein kinase, with protein MKDNEDFDPDSPATEAVAFNPFDDDEDDSPATSAVAFNPFEDDDDDEDFHGDGLEFLLRDLDNLRATQGQKVAEPPAEEETTGAVAAHTETTAASIRPRPEVDPSERSRRQAISLFRERRRIRRQSRPVADGMVELPFITPKPEDELLIDPDEKRKPGVQPPQLVAGDIVAEQYEVLGVIAHGGMGWIYLANDRNVSGRIVVLKGMMAQSSIQDQGTAEAEREFLADITHPGIVKAYNFIDDPRVPGGFIVMEYVNGPSLKDRCKAQPDGVLRVDLAIGYILELLPAMDYLHQRGVVYNDLKPENVIATEDQVKLIDLGAVTGIGAFGYIYGTKGFQAPEVATHGPSIASDIFTIGRTLAALTMPLSVEDGILAPGIPSPKHSPLLRRHLSFYRLLQRATAEDPTQRFRNVSELRTQLYGVLREILAVRDGKQYPHQHSLFSPQRSTFGTKHLVFRTDRIIDGIERQARITAPEIVSALPVPLIDRTDPGARMLSGSSYAEPSETLETLRNAMEDEQYSASIEIPLGVVRALLDLGFTTEARQWLETLEERIGDDWRHKWFSGITYLLLDDYATAQVFFNTVLTILPGEAAPKLALAAVDELILQQMGAESTPFLTPEIVSATATLSKDFEELDASAFAALSDTWSHISNDPQVVRFHSLRLYALVWATNPTTVSSAFGLARQLMAENQIELAVQSLDKLSQSSTHYRMATLTTILLLVSSNLSESRIRRAARRLSEIPTNEPRFNQIKIAIMSAGLTWLRERHLQASASANPLFEFPFSQKGLRTGISEALRIQARSAPFAHHRYALVDMANAVRPLTWF; from the coding sequence ATGAAGGACAATGAGGACTTCGATCCAGATTCCCCTGCAACGGAAGCTGTCGCTTTCAATCCTTTTGATGATGACGAGGATGATTCACCCGCCACATCTGCTGTTGCCTTCAACCCTTTTGAAGATGATGACGACGACGAGGATTTCCACGGCGATGGTCTAGAATTTTTGCTGCGCGATTTGGACAATCTGCGCGCAACCCAAGGGCAAAAAGTTGCCGAACCACCAGCTGAGGAAGAAACCACCGGTGCTGTGGCAGCCCATACGGAGACAACTGCAGCCTCGATTAGGCCTCGCCCGGAGGTGGATCCAAGTGAGAGGAGTCGTCGACAAGCAATCTCCCTGTTCCGCGAACGACGCCGCATTCGCCGCCAATCTCGCCCCGTGGCCGATGGCATGGTCGAGCTACCGTTCATCACGCCTAAGCCAGAAGATGAGCTGCTCATCGACCCCGATGAAAAACGCAAACCCGGTGTGCAGCCGCCGCAACTTGTCGCCGGCGACATCGTGGCTGAACAATATGAAGTGCTTGGAGTCATCGCGCACGGCGGCATGGGATGGATTTATCTAGCCAACGACCGCAATGTCTCTGGCCGCATCGTGGTACTCAAAGGCATGATGGCGCAATCGTCCATCCAAGATCAAGGCACCGCAGAAGCCGAACGCGAATTCCTCGCCGACATCACCCACCCCGGAATTGTTAAAGCCTACAACTTCATCGATGATCCGCGCGTACCTGGTGGATTCATCGTCATGGAATACGTCAACGGCCCCTCACTGAAAGACCGCTGCAAAGCGCAACCCGACGGCGTGCTGCGCGTCGATCTGGCCATTGGATACATCCTCGAATTGCTGCCCGCCATGGACTACCTGCACCAACGCGGCGTGGTGTACAACGACCTTAAACCTGAAAACGTCATCGCCACTGAAGACCAAGTAAAACTAATCGACCTCGGCGCTGTAACCGGCATCGGCGCATTCGGCTATATTTACGGCACCAAAGGCTTCCAAGCACCCGAAGTAGCCACCCACGGGCCATCCATCGCCTCTGATATTTTCACCATCGGCCGCACCTTAGCTGCCCTGACCATGCCACTTTCCGTCGAAGATGGCATCCTGGCCCCCGGCATTCCTTCACCAAAACACTCCCCTCTCCTGCGCCGACACCTCTCGTTTTACCGCCTGCTTCAACGCGCCACCGCCGAAGACCCCACGCAACGATTCCGAAACGTCAGCGAATTACGCACCCAGCTTTACGGCGTACTCCGCGAAATACTTGCTGTCCGCGACGGCAAACAATACCCACACCAACATTCACTGTTCTCCCCACAACGAAGCACCTTTGGCACCAAACACCTCGTGTTTCGCACCGACCGCATCATCGACGGCATCGAACGCCAAGCACGCATCACCGCCCCCGAAATCGTCTCCGCCCTGCCCGTCCCACTCATTGATCGCACCGACCCCGGCGCACGCATGCTGTCCGGTTCCTCCTACGCAGAACCATCCGAAACACTGGAAACACTGCGCAACGCCATGGAAGACGAACAATACAGCGCCTCAATTGAAATCCCCCTCGGCGTTGTCCGCGCACTACTTGACCTTGGATTTACCACCGAAGCCCGCCAATGGTTGGAAACCCTAGAAGAACGCATCGGTGACGATTGGCGCCACAAATGGTTCTCCGGCATCACCTACTTGCTTCTCGACGACTACGCCACCGCCCAAGTATTCTTCAACACAGTACTAACCATCCTTCCCGGCGAAGCAGCACCAAAACTGGCACTAGCTGCAGTCGATGAATTAATCCTGCAACAAATGGGAGCAGAATCAACCCCATTCCTCACCCCAGAAATCGTCTCTGCAACAGCCACCCTAAGCAAAGACTTCGAAGAACTCGACGCCTCAGCATTCGCTGCACTCAGCGACACCTGGTCACATATCTCCAACGACCCCCAAGTAGTTCGCTTCCACTCCCTACGCCTCTACGCGCTTGTGTGGGCAACAAATCCCACCACCGTATCCTCCGCATTCGGACTGGCACGCCAACTCATGGCCGAAAACCAAATCGAACTTGCCGTGCAATCCCTAGACAAACTTTCCCAATCCTCCACGCACTACCGCATGGCAACCTTGACCACCATCTTGCTGCTGGTCAGCTCCAATTTAAGTGAATCCAGAATTCGAAGAGCCGCACGCCGACTCTCCGAAATCCCCACCAACGAACCACGCTTCAACCAAATCAAAATCGCGATCATGTCCGCCGGACTCACCTGGTTAAGAGAACGACACCTCCAAGCTTCCGCTTCAGCAAACCCACTGTTTGAATTCCCGTTCTCCCAAAAAGGTTTACGCACCGGCATCTCCGAAGCGTTGCGAATCCAGGCTCGTTCAGCACCTTTCGCACACCACCGGTACGCGTTGGTGGATATGGCTAACGCGGTTCGACCATTGACGTGGTTCTAG